A window of the Brassica napus cultivar Da-Ae chromosome A2, Da-Ae, whole genome shotgun sequence genome harbors these coding sequences:
- the LOC106414389 gene encoding RNA polymerase II C-terminal domain phosphatase-like 5 → MGSFIKQLFFSLLEKTKGRNKLSSLNKEEKKKKKKMEKKKKMKLHLVLDLDQTLLHYVPVSELSDKEKYIMQELDSRGDLLSSFNGGTPRHLIKLRPFLREFLKEANKLFRMHVYTMGTYGYARYILSEIDPGKRYFGNRVITREKSPHSKTLDRISADQRRVVIVDDNASAWPQHKPNLLQVKQYIYFRYQMTNNDSEEEFYSHAEKKSDESRSNGSLSKVLKILQKAHTRFQQEEDSYDLRLLIRD, encoded by the coding sequence ATGGGGTCGTTTATAAAGCAattattctttagtttattgGAAAAAACCAAAGGAAGAAACAAACTCTCGAGTCTCAAcaaggaagaaaagaagaagaagaagaagatggagaagaagaagaagatgaaactacACCTAGTGCTTGACTTGGATCAGACGCTTCTCCACTATGTCCCTGTTTCAGAGCTTTctgataaagaaaaatatataatgcaaGAACTTGATTCAAGGGGTGATCTACTGAGTTCGTTTAACGGAGGAACTCCCAGGCATCTGATAAAGTTACGACCTTTCCTCCGCGAGTTTCTGAAAGAAGCCAACAAGCTTTTCCGCATGCACGTTTACACGATGGGCACGTACGGCTACGCGCGGTATATATTGAGTGAGATTGATCCTGGTAAAAGATATTTTGGAAATAGAGTCATAACCAGAGAGAAATCCCCTCATAGCAAGACTCTTGATCGTATCTCTGCTGATCAACGAAGAGTGGTTATTGTTGATGATAATGctagtgcttggcctcaacacaAGCCAAACTTGTTGCAGGTGAAACAGTACATTTATTTCAGATACCAGATGACGAATAATGATTCGGAAGAAGAATTTTACTCTCACGCAGAGAAGAAGAGCGACGAGAGTCGAAGCAATGGATCATTGTCTAAGGTTCTCAAAATCCTTCAGAAAGCTCACACAAGATTCCAACAAGAAGAGGATTCTTACGACTTGAGGCTTTTGATACGTGACTGA